In Immundisolibacter sp., the following proteins share a genomic window:
- a CDS encoding amidohydrolase family protein yields MPETTRLTLRGGRVINPASGTDAQLDVHIEGGRIIGLGAAPDSARGQIIDVAGHWVLPGLVDLSGQVGSPDALSRGELLAAAAGGITQLAVAPRVDAGLDSPAVIGRLRDGARALGLLRLAPIGALTAGLCGEQLAELGLLRRAGCRLVGQGGQPIGARVLRRAFEYARGHDLTVVVDAEDAQLAAGGCMHEGAVSAQLGLTGIPVAAEVAALSLALALATTCDTRIHLHGLSSAAGVALLRAAKGAGLPVTADTPIWNLHYTDLDIGAYDPAFHLRPPLREAGDRAALREALADGTLDAVCSDHRPYDGEAKRQPFARCAAGVAGFEALLPLILDLVQGGGLPLPRALAAVTSGPAAVLGDGGRLAVGALADLCVVDPGRAWTVDASTWHSGAQCTPVWGRTLRGRVLLTLLGGQAVYRLQEPADGR; encoded by the coding sequence ATGCCTGAGACCACGCGCCTGACCTTGCGCGGCGGGCGGGTCATCAACCCGGCCAGCGGCACCGACGCGCAGCTGGACGTGCACATCGAGGGCGGGCGCATCATCGGCCTTGGCGCGGCGCCGGACAGCGCGCGCGGGCAGATCATCGACGTCGCCGGACATTGGGTGCTGCCCGGGCTGGTGGACCTGTCCGGCCAGGTCGGCAGCCCGGATGCGCTGTCACGCGGCGAGCTGCTGGCCGCGGCGGCCGGCGGCATCACCCAGCTTGCCGTTGCGCCGCGCGTGGATGCGGGCCTGGACAGCCCGGCCGTCATCGGCCGCCTGCGCGACGGCGCGCGGGCGCTCGGCCTGCTGCGCCTGGCGCCGATCGGCGCGCTGACGGCGGGCCTTTGCGGCGAGCAACTGGCCGAGCTTGGCCTGCTGCGGCGCGCCGGCTGCCGGCTGGTCGGCCAGGGTGGCCAGCCCATCGGCGCGCGCGTGCTGCGCCGGGCTTTCGAATATGCGCGCGGGCACGATCTGACGGTGGTGGTCGATGCCGAGGACGCGCAGCTTGCCGCCGGCGGCTGCATGCACGAGGGCGCGGTCAGCGCGCAGCTTGGCCTGACCGGCATTCCGGTTGCCGCCGAGGTGGCGGCGCTGTCGCTGGCCCTGGCGCTGGCCACCACTTGCGACACGCGCATCCACCTGCACGGCCTGTCGAGCGCGGCCGGCGTGGCGTTGTTGCGCGCCGCCAAGGGCGCCGGCCTGCCGGTGACGGCCGACACGCCGATCTGGAACCTGCACTACACGGACCTGGACATCGGCGCCTACGACCCGGCCTTTCACCTGCGCCCGCCGCTGCGTGAGGCCGGCGACCGGGCGGCGCTGCGCGAGGCGCTGGCCGACGGCACGCTGGATGCCGTCTGCTCCGACCACCGGCCGTACGATGGCGAGGCCAAGCGCCAGCCGTTCGCCCGTTGCGCCGCCGGCGTGGCCGGCTTCGAGGCCTTGCTGCCGCTGATCCTGGACCTGGTGCAGGGCGGCGGGCTGCCCCTGCCGCGGGCCCTGGCGGCCGTCACAAGCGGCCCGGCGGCGGTGCTGGGCGACGGCGGGCGCCTGGCGGTTGGGGCCCTGGCCGACCTGTGCGTGGTGGACCCGGGTCGCGCCTGGACGGTGGATGCCAGCACCTGGCACAGCGGCGCGCAGTGCACGCCGGTGTGGGGACGGACGCTGCGCGGCCGGGTGCTGCTGACGCTGCTGGGCGGGCAGGCCGTCTATCGCTTGCAGGAGCCCGCCGATGGCCGGTGA
- a CDS encoding dienelactone hydrolase family protein: protein MPGKDVTLKTSDGQFSAYLATASGKPAGSVVVIQEIFGVNSHIRSVCDRLAAAGFNALAPDLFHRSEPGVQLGYEQADFGRGFELMQALDHTKALADIDACIADCRAHGGKVAVLGFCMGGLLAYRSAANLQPDAAVAYYGGGIANFLDEAGNIRCPIQFHFGEKDHFIPMTDVDKLRAAIAGLKETEVHVYPADHGFNCDQRASYDAAAASLAWQRSLDFLRRHLG from the coding sequence ATGCCCGGCAAAGATGTCACCCTCAAAACCAGCGACGGCCAGTTTTCGGCTTACCTGGCCACCGCCTCCGGCAAGCCGGCCGGCAGCGTGGTCGTCATCCAGGAGATTTTTGGGGTCAACAGTCACATCCGTTCGGTGTGCGACCGCCTTGCAGCGGCCGGCTTCAACGCCCTGGCGCCGGATCTGTTCCACCGCAGTGAGCCGGGCGTGCAGCTGGGCTACGAGCAGGCCGACTTCGGTCGCGGCTTCGAGCTGATGCAGGCGCTCGACCACACCAAGGCGCTGGCCGACATCGATGCCTGCATCGCCGATTGTCGCGCCCACGGCGGCAAGGTGGCGGTGCTGGGCTTCTGCATGGGCGGCCTGCTGGCCTACCGCAGCGCGGCCAACCTGCAGCCGGACGCGGCGGTGGCCTACTACGGCGGCGGCATCGCCAACTTCCTGGACGAGGCCGGCAACATCCGCTGCCCGATCCAGTTTCACTTCGGCGAGAAAGACCATTTCATACCCATGACGGACGTCGACAAGCTGCGCGCCGCCATCGCCGGACTGAAGGAAACGGAAGTGCACGTGTACCCGGCCGATCACGGCTTCAACTGCGACCAGCGCGCCAGCTACGACGCGGCGGCGGCCAGTCTGGCCTGGCAGCGCAGCCTGGATTTCCTGCGCCGGCACCTGGGCTGA
- a CDS encoding PstS family phosphate ABC transporter substrate-binding protein has product MKYFPDSVKATLRAAGLLAALGGWSAGAAHAAGLIEIDGSSTVYPITEAVAEEFQKASGGTKVTVGISGTGGGFKRFCRGETDISDASRPILKEEMILCAQAGVKYYELPVAYDALTVVVSKNNDFVDYLTVEELKKMWEPAAQGKVTSWKQIRDSFPDVPLKLAGPGADSGTFDYFTEAVMAKAKSSRGDYQASEDDNVIVQFVSRDKGALGYFGLAYYEENKDKLKAVPIKANASAPAVVPSLETVNNGAYVPLSRPIFIYVKEKSKARPEVREFVEFYLKNAAELAKEVGYVDLPAAAYELALENFRSGKLGTGFGGASEVGLKVEDLLKREGKL; this is encoded by the coding sequence ATGAAATATTTTCCTGATTCCGTGAAGGCGACCCTGCGCGCCGCCGGCCTGCTGGCCGCGCTGGGTGGCTGGTCGGCCGGCGCTGCGCATGCCGCCGGGCTGATCGAAATCGACGGTTCCAGCACCGTGTATCCGATCACCGAGGCGGTAGCAGAAGAATTCCAGAAGGCGTCCGGCGGCACCAAGGTGACGGTCGGCATTTCCGGCACCGGTGGCGGCTTCAAGCGCTTCTGCCGCGGCGAGACCGACATCTCGGATGCCTCGCGGCCGATTCTCAAGGAGGAGATGATTCTGTGCGCCCAGGCCGGCGTGAAGTACTACGAGTTGCCGGTGGCCTATGACGCGCTCACGGTTGTGGTCAGCAAGAACAACGATTTCGTCGACTACCTGACGGTGGAAGAACTGAAGAAAATGTGGGAGCCGGCCGCCCAGGGCAAGGTCACCAGCTGGAAGCAGATTCGCGACAGCTTCCCAGACGTGCCGCTCAAGCTGGCCGGTCCGGGCGCCGACTCCGGCACCTTCGACTACTTCACCGAAGCGGTCATGGCCAAGGCCAAGTCGTCCCGTGGCGACTACCAGGCCTCCGAGGACGACAACGTGATCGTGCAGTTCGTGTCCCGCGACAAGGGCGCGCTGGGCTACTTCGGGCTTGCCTACTATGAAGAGAACAAGGACAAGCTCAAGGCGGTGCCGATCAAGGCCAATGCCAGTGCCCCGGCAGTTGTCCCGTCGCTGGAAACGGTCAATAACGGCGCCTATGTGCCGCTGTCCCGGCCGATCTTCATCTACGTGAAGGAAAAGTCAAAGGCGCGGCCGGAAGTGCGTGAGTTCGTCGAGTTTTACCTCAAGAACGCCGCCGAACTGGCCAAGGAAGTCGGTTATGTCGACCTGCCGGCGGCGGCGTATGAGCTGGCGCTGGAGAACTTCCGCAGCGGCAAGCTGGGTACCGGCTTCGGCGGTGCGTCCGAGGTCGGCCTGAAGGTGGAAGACCTGCTCAAGCGCGAAGGCAAGCTCTGA
- a CDS encoding dihydroorotate dehydrogenase electron transfer subunit: MAGEAGAPGSILLQDAIVDANEALPGGHYLLRLTAPGIAARARPGQFVHLRCGPDLPMRRPLSILRATVHSGQIELLYKAVGVGTRQLATRQRGEAISVLGPIGRPFRPDPTRPRVLAIGGGVGMPPMLFLAQTLRSPNPVPWQPLLLLGSEVAFPFQPRPSAMLVDGMPRGIIAALPLAEDWGIPSRLASGQGFPGCYEGHVTELADAYLATLGADVLAQTQIAACGPTPMLRAAAAVAARYGLPAQLCLEEHMACGVGGCAGCVVELATPDGPAMARVCVDGPVFDAAAVYPDLYTAGA; encoded by the coding sequence ATGGCCGGTGAGGCCGGCGCGCCGGGCAGCATCCTGCTGCAGGACGCCATCGTCGACGCCAACGAGGCGCTGCCGGGCGGCCATTACCTGCTGCGCCTGACGGCGCCGGGCATCGCCGCGCGCGCCCGGCCGGGGCAGTTCGTGCACCTGCGCTGCGGGCCGGACCTGCCGATGCGCCGGCCGCTGTCGATTCTGCGTGCCACGGTGCACAGCGGGCAGATCGAGCTGCTGTACAAGGCGGTCGGCGTCGGCACCCGGCAGCTGGCGACGCGCCAGCGCGGCGAGGCGATCAGCGTGCTGGGGCCGATCGGCAGGCCGTTTCGCCCCGATCCGACGCGGCCGCGGGTGCTCGCCATCGGCGGTGGCGTCGGCATGCCGCCGATGCTGTTCCTGGCGCAGACCTTGCGCTCACCCAATCCGGTGCCCTGGCAGCCGCTGCTGCTGCTGGGCTCCGAAGTGGCGTTTCCGTTCCAGCCGCGCCCGTCGGCCATGCTGGTGGACGGCATGCCGCGGGGCATCATCGCCGCCCTGCCGCTGGCCGAGGACTGGGGCATTCCCAGCCGCCTGGCATCCGGGCAGGGCTTTCCCGGTTGCTACGAGGGCCACGTCACGGAACTGGCCGACGCCTATCTGGCGACCCTTGGCGCGGATGTGCTGGCGCAAACCCAGATCGCCGCCTGCGGCCCGACGCCCATGCTGCGCGCCGCCGCGGCGGTGGCCGCCCGCTATGGGTTGCCGGCGCAGCTGTGCCTGGAAGAGCATATGGCCTGCGGCGTGGGCGGCTGCGCAGGTTGCGTGGTCGAACTGGCGACGCCCGATGGACCGGCCATGGCGCGGGTCTGTGTGGACGGACCGGTGTTCGATGCCGCAGCGGTCTATCCGGACCTTTACACCGCCGGCGCCTGA
- the pstB gene encoding phosphate ABC transporter ATP-binding protein PstB produces the protein MDMSAGMTAKQATDTAMPPLKAEARELDFFYGELQALKRVSMPVAANRVTALIGPSGCGKSTFLRCFNRMHDLYDGSRYRGQIVFQPDGVNVLDRSVDPIEVRMRIGMVFQKPNPFPKSIFENVAYGLRVRGERSQRVMAEKVEMALRDASLWEEVSDRLDDMAFNLSGGQQQRLCIARALATEPELMLFDEPTSALDPIATANIEELIHRLKDKVTILIVTHNMQQAARVSDYTAFMYLGELVEFGDTNLIFTNPKSKRTEDYITGRYG, from the coding sequence ATGGATATGTCGGCCGGCATGACCGCCAAGCAGGCGACGGACACAGCGATGCCGCCGTTGAAAGCCGAGGCGCGCGAACTGGATTTCTTCTACGGCGAACTGCAGGCGCTCAAGCGCGTCAGCATGCCGGTGGCCGCCAACCGCGTGACGGCCCTGATCGGCCCCTCCGGCTGCGGCAAGTCGACTTTCCTGCGCTGCTTCAACCGCATGCACGACCTGTACGACGGCAGCCGCTACCGCGGGCAGATCGTGTTCCAGCCGGATGGGGTCAACGTCCTGGACCGGTCGGTGGACCCGATCGAGGTGCGCATGCGCATCGGCATGGTGTTCCAGAAGCCCAATCCGTTCCCCAAATCCATTTTCGAGAACGTGGCCTATGGCCTGCGCGTGCGGGGCGAGCGCAGCCAGCGCGTCATGGCAGAAAAAGTGGAAATGGCCCTGCGCGATGCCTCGCTGTGGGAAGAGGTCAGCGACCGGCTGGACGACATGGCCTTCAACCTGTCCGGCGGCCAGCAGCAGCGCCTGTGCATTGCCCGCGCGCTGGCCACCGAGCCGGAACTGATGCTGTTCGACGAGCCGACCTCGGCGCTGGACCCGATCGCCACGGCCAACATCGAGGAGCTGATCCACCGCCTCAAGGACAAGGTCACGATCCTGATCGTGACGCATAACATGCAGCAGGCGGCGCGCGTGTCAGACTACACGGCCTTCATGTATCTGGGCGAGCTGGTGGAGTTCGGCGACACCAACCTGATCTTCACCAATCCGAAGTCAAAGCGGACGGAAGACTACATCACCGGCCGTTACGGCTGA
- the phoR gene encoding phosphate regulon sensor histidine kinase PhoR, whose amino-acid sequence MIRGAVAETALGGGLLAGGALLGWMAGDAGTGAGLGLLIYIAWHIRNILRLMARLGSDADTPESVGLWGELFERLHRSRREATAAQRRLAQIVQRFEESSAALPDAAVLLGEDGRIDWCNEAAQRLLGLRTPRDLGQRITNVVRHPAFARYFSGEGERAAGMEFPAPQGDDLMLHAQIVSFGQGRRLLVVRDVTQVRRLEQVRRDFVANASHELRTPLTVVYGFLETLARDGAAVPERWRRPFDLMTQQTLRMQRIIDDMLMLAQLEGDGGHSADSDVNVPNLLQLIRSEAIALSGSRRHRIDIDADPGLWLRGNESELRSAFSNLVGNAVQHTPDGSTITIRWRLQDDRPVLEVQDNGEGIAAEHLPRLSERFYRVDASRSRAKGGTGLGLAIVKHALARHEAELRIRSQVGQGSTFSCVFAPALSRRVATGPAVTNAPHL is encoded by the coding sequence GTGATTCGCGGCGCGGTGGCCGAGACCGCCCTCGGCGGCGGGCTGCTGGCCGGTGGTGCGCTGCTGGGCTGGATGGCGGGCGATGCCGGCACCGGTGCCGGCCTGGGTCTTTTGATCTACATCGCCTGGCACATTCGCAACATCCTGCGCCTGATGGCCCGTCTGGGCAGCGATGCGGACACGCCCGAGTCGGTGGGCCTGTGGGGCGAGCTGTTCGAGCGCCTGCACCGGTCACGGCGCGAAGCGACGGCCGCCCAGCGCCGTCTTGCGCAGATCGTGCAGCGCTTCGAGGAGTCCAGCGCCGCCCTGCCCGATGCGGCCGTGTTGCTGGGCGAGGATGGCCGCATCGACTGGTGCAACGAGGCCGCGCAGCGCCTGCTGGGCCTGCGCACGCCGCGCGACCTTGGCCAGCGCATCACCAATGTCGTGCGCCACCCGGCCTTTGCACGGTATTTCAGCGGCGAGGGCGAGCGCGCGGCCGGCATGGAGTTCCCGGCGCCGCAGGGCGACGACCTCATGCTGCACGCCCAGATCGTCAGCTTCGGCCAGGGCCGCCGGCTGCTGGTGGTGCGCGACGTCACGCAGGTGCGGCGACTGGAACAAGTCCGGCGGGACTTCGTCGCCAACGCCTCGCACGAGCTGCGCACCCCCCTGACGGTGGTTTATGGCTTCCTGGAGACGCTGGCGCGGGACGGTGCGGCAGTGCCCGAACGCTGGCGCCGCCCGTTCGACCTGATGACCCAGCAGACGCTGCGCATGCAGCGCATCATCGACGACATGCTGATGCTGGCGCAGCTGGAAGGTGACGGCGGCCACAGCGCGGACAGCGACGTCAACGTTCCGAACCTGCTGCAGCTGATCCGCAGCGAGGCGATCGCGCTCAGCGGCAGCCGACGGCACCGGATAGACATCGACGCCGACCCGGGCCTGTGGCTGCGCGGCAACGAATCCGAGCTGCGCAGCGCCTTCTCCAACCTGGTCGGCAACGCCGTGCAGCACACGCCCGACGGTAGCACGATCACCATTCGCTGGCGGCTGCAGGACGACCGACCGGTGCTGGAGGTGCAGGACAACGGCGAGGGCATCGCCGCCGAGCACCTGCCGCGTTTGTCGGAGCGCTTCTACCGGGTCGACGCCAGCCGCTCACGGGCCAAGGGCGGCACCGGCCTGGGTCTGGCCATCGTCAAGCATGCCCTGGCACGGCACGAGGCCGAACTGCGCATCCGCAGCCAGGTGGGTCAGGGCAGCACCTTCAGCTGCGTGTTTGCGCCTGCGCTGAGCCGGCGCGTGGCCACCGGCCCCGCTGTAACGAACGCACCCCATCTGTAA
- the phoB gene encoding phosphate regulon transcriptional regulator PhoB, translating into MPIRILIVEDEPAICEMLTFALADSGYRCDVAGDVRRARALVADSNPDLVVLDWMLPGQSGIEFARELKRDAATRDIPVIMLTARTQEADVVTGLDAGADDYITKPFSPRELAARIKAVLRRAAPHAAGEELAVDGLRLDPVGHRVLHGDGELKVGPTEFRLLQFLMGHPDRVYSRGQLIDQVWGRNVYIEERTVDVHVRRLREALLPAGKDRLIQTVRGAGYRLSAKD; encoded by the coding sequence ATGCCTATACGCATCCTCATCGTCGAAGACGAGCCGGCCATCTGCGAGATGCTCACCTTCGCGCTGGCCGACAGCGGCTACCGCTGCGATGTGGCCGGCGACGTGCGCCGCGCCCGTGCCCTAGTCGCGGACAGCAATCCCGACCTGGTGGTGCTGGACTGGATGCTGCCCGGCCAGAGCGGCATCGAGTTCGCGCGCGAGCTCAAGCGCGACGCCGCTACCCGAGACATCCCGGTCATCATGCTGACTGCCCGCACGCAGGAAGCCGACGTGGTCACCGGCCTGGATGCCGGGGCCGACGACTACATCACCAAACCCTTCTCGCCGCGCGAACTGGCCGCGCGCATCAAGGCCGTGCTGCGCCGCGCCGCACCGCATGCGGCCGGCGAGGAGCTGGCCGTGGACGGACTGCGGCTGGACCCGGTGGGTCACCGCGTGCTGCACGGTGACGGTGAACTGAAAGTCGGCCCGACCGAGTTTCGCCTGCTGCAGTTCCTGATGGGCCACCCGGACCGGGTATACAGTCGCGGCCAGCTCATCGACCAGGTGTGGGGTCGCAATGTGTATATCGAGGAACGCACCGTGGACGTGCACGTACGGCGCCTGCGCGAGGCACTGTTGCCGGCCGGCAAGGACCGGCTGATCCAGACCGTGCGCGGAGCCGGCTACCGGCTGTCCGCCAAAGACTGA
- a CDS encoding putative porin, giving the protein MRHTRLATARTARLCGGLLLAAVVPAHAAVDAKLLDMLLANGSITAAQHAELSADLARETKAAERTASKQVKSEEMTALQQKLAWAMNTQLKGDVRVRYENIHIEDEPDNGRDRDRQRIRARLGAFTQVNPEVEAGIQIASGGGKDARSTNQDMNDYFNKKDLWLDLAYIDYHPLQVPGLKVLGGKMKQPWVSMGDVIWDGDINPEGGAVTYKRLFGGTEVFGSAGYYVLQDNIDGEGVQFEHDLRLYAGQVGTRLFPGDSFKVTLGGSVYAYDNDEDSTALRVNGNTTDEFRLYEAFGQLDVIGLPLPLSVYGQYVKNGAARGIDEDQDQAWLVGVMTRLFDVGVDYNYRDVQRNGVVGAFTDSDFAAGYVGSRGHKLKLKYDLGKNFSIGTTYFMAESDVASRFTDDASVNTLQVDVEAKF; this is encoded by the coding sequence ATGCGTCACACGCGTCTTGCCACTGCCCGCACCGCACGCCTGTGCGGCGGCCTGTTGCTCGCCGCCGTCGTCCCGGCCCATGCGGCGGTCGATGCCAAGCTGCTCGACATGCTGCTGGCCAACGGCTCGATCACCGCAGCCCAGCACGCCGAACTGTCCGCCGATCTGGCGCGCGAGACGAAAGCCGCCGAGCGCACCGCCAGCAAGCAGGTCAAGTCGGAAGAGATGACCGCGCTGCAGCAGAAGCTCGCCTGGGCCATGAACACCCAGCTCAAGGGCGACGTGCGCGTGCGCTACGAGAACATCCACATCGAGGACGAGCCCGACAACGGCCGTGACAGGGACCGCCAGCGCATCCGCGCCCGCCTCGGCGCCTTCACGCAGGTCAATCCCGAGGTCGAGGCCGGCATCCAGATCGCCTCCGGCGGCGGCAAGGACGCCCGCTCCACCAACCAGGATATGAACGATTACTTCAACAAGAAGGATCTGTGGCTGGATCTGGCCTACATCGACTATCACCCGCTGCAGGTGCCGGGCCTGAAGGTGTTGGGCGGCAAGATGAAGCAGCCGTGGGTGAGCATGGGCGACGTCATCTGGGACGGCGACATCAACCCCGAGGGTGGCGCCGTCACCTACAAGCGCCTGTTCGGCGGCACGGAGGTGTTTGGCAGCGCCGGCTACTACGTGCTGCAGGACAACATCGACGGCGAGGGCGTGCAGTTCGAGCACGACCTGCGCCTGTACGCCGGCCAGGTCGGCACGCGCCTTTTCCCGGGTGACAGCTTCAAGGTCACCCTTGGCGGCAGCGTCTATGCCTACGACAACGATGAAGACAGCACCGCGCTGCGCGTGAACGGCAACACCACCGACGAGTTCCGCCTGTACGAGGCCTTCGGGCAGTTGGACGTGATCGGCCTGCCGCTGCCGCTGTCGGTGTATGGCCAGTACGTGAAGAACGGCGCGGCCCGCGGCATCGACGAAGATCAGGACCAGGCCTGGCTGGTCGGTGTGATGACGCGCCTGTTCGACGTCGGCGTCGACTACAACTACCGCGACGTGCAGCGCAACGGCGTGGTCGGGGCGTTCACCGATTCGGACTTCGCCGCCGGCTACGTCGGCTCGCGTGGCCACAAGCTCAAGCTCAAATACGACCTGGGCAAGAATTTCTCGATTGGCACCACCTATTTCATGGCCGAGTCCGACGTCGCCAGCCGCTTCACCGACGACGCCAGCGTCAACACCCTGCAGGTGGACGTAGAGGCCAAGTTCTGA
- the pstA gene encoding phosphate ABC transporter permease PstA, translating into MMAYDAQAVRRLVARGKQWDKVFVIAGLLCMMVGVLTLALLLVGLIQDGAGRLNWQFFSHFPSRRAEQAGILSAIVGSSLVMLVTALAAIPLGIAAGVYLEEYAGRNWVTEIIEVNVTNLAGVPSIVYGLLALSLFVYGLGFGQSILSAGLTLALLILPVIIVSTREAIRAIPGIIREGAYALGATRWQTVRDHVVPYSTGGILTGVIIGLARAIGETAPVITIGALTFIAFLPPAPVSGEFPFLSFEWLRSPFTVMPIQMFNWLSRPQAAFQENAAAAGVILVVMTLVMNAAAIWLRVRYRKRIKW; encoded by the coding sequence CTGATGGCATACGACGCGCAGGCCGTGCGCCGCCTGGTGGCGCGCGGCAAGCAATGGGACAAGGTGTTCGTCATTGCCGGCCTGCTGTGCATGATGGTCGGCGTGCTGACGCTGGCGCTGCTGCTGGTCGGATTGATCCAGGACGGTGCTGGCCGGCTGAACTGGCAGTTCTTCAGCCACTTTCCATCGCGACGGGCAGAGCAGGCCGGCATTCTGAGCGCGATTGTGGGCTCCAGCCTGGTCATGCTGGTCACGGCCCTGGCGGCGATTCCGCTGGGTATCGCCGCCGGCGTGTATCTGGAGGAGTACGCCGGGCGCAACTGGGTGACCGAGATCATCGAGGTCAATGTCACCAATCTGGCCGGCGTGCCGTCGATCGTCTACGGCCTGCTGGCGCTTAGCCTGTTCGTGTACGGGCTCGGTTTCGGGCAGAGCATCCTGTCGGCCGGCTTGACGCTGGCGCTGCTGATCCTGCCGGTGATCATCGTGTCGACCCGCGAGGCGATTCGCGCCATCCCGGGCATCATCCGCGAGGGTGCCTACGCGCTGGGTGCCACGCGCTGGCAGACGGTGCGCGACCACGTGGTGCCGTACTCGACGGGCGGTATCCTGACCGGCGTGATCATCGGCCTGGCGCGGGCCATCGGCGAGACGGCACCGGTCATCACCATCGGCGCCCTCACCTTCATCGCCTTCCTGCCGCCGGCGCCCGTGAGCGGCGAGTTCCCGTTCCTGTCCTTCGAATGGCTGCGCTCGCCGTTCACGGTGATGCCGATACAGATGTTCAACTGGCTGTCGCGCCCGCAGGCGGCGTTCCAGGAAAACGCCGCCGCCGCCGGCGTGATACTGGTGGTGATGACGCTCGTGATGAACGCCGCCGCCATCTGGCTGCGCGTGCGCTACCGCAAACGAATCAAATGGTGA
- the pstC gene encoding phosphate ABC transporter permease subunit PstC: MNTAPTNSRSGRFAHNALRHWGERIIESVLFLAAFSAVAVTVAIVGILLYESQAFFQHVPLKDFLTDTQWTIMFTDKHFGVAPLLAGTLTTTGVALLLAVPIGTVTAIYLSEFASHRVRETVKPVLELLAGIPTVVFGYFALLMVTPALQWFMPDLPGFNMLGPGLVMGIMIIPYVSSVAEDAMRAVPMHMREGSYAMGATRLQTALKVVMPAATSGVVAAYILGISRAVGETMVVAVAAGQQPNFTFDPRESGATITAFIVQVALGDLPHGSLEYQSIFAVGLVLVLLTLFFNVLGHVVRKRFREAY; encoded by the coding sequence GTGAACACCGCGCCCACCAACAGCCGTTCCGGCCGTTTCGCCCACAATGCACTGCGTCATTGGGGCGAACGGATAATCGAGTCGGTCCTGTTCCTGGCAGCATTCTCGGCAGTGGCGGTGACGGTAGCCATCGTCGGCATCCTGCTCTACGAGTCGCAGGCCTTCTTCCAGCATGTGCCGCTGAAGGATTTCCTGACCGACACGCAGTGGACCATCATGTTCACCGACAAGCACTTTGGCGTTGCGCCACTGCTGGCGGGTACGCTGACCACCACCGGCGTGGCGCTGCTGCTGGCGGTGCCGATCGGGACCGTGACGGCGATTTATCTGAGTGAATTTGCCAGTCACCGCGTGCGCGAAACGGTCAAGCCGGTACTGGAACTGCTGGCCGGCATTCCCACCGTGGTATTCGGCTACTTCGCGCTGCTGATGGTGACACCGGCCCTGCAGTGGTTCATGCCCGACCTGCCTGGTTTCAACATGCTGGGGCCGGGTCTGGTGATGGGCATCATGATCATCCCCTACGTCAGTTCGGTGGCCGAGGACGCCATGCGCGCGGTGCCCATGCACATGCGCGAGGGTTCCTACGCTATGGGCGCCACGCGTCTGCAGACCGCGCTGAAGGTGGTGATGCCGGCGGCGACTTCCGGCGTGGTGGCGGCCTATATCCTGGGCATTTCGCGGGCGGTGGGCGAAACCATGGTGGTGGCAGTCGCCGCCGGCCAGCAGCCGAATTTCACCTTCGACCCGCGCGAGTCGGGTGCCACCATCACGGCCTTCATCGTGCAGGTGGCGCTGGGCGACCTGCCACATGGCAGCCTCGAATACCAGAGCATCTTCGCCGTCGGCCTGGTGCTGGTGCTGCTGACCCTGTTCTTCAACGTGCTCGGGCACGTGGTGCGCAAGCGTTTCCGGGAGGCCTACTGA